Within the Dolichospermum compactum NIES-806 genome, the region GTTTTTAGATTTACCACCAATAATTATTACATCAAAAAAACTGACAAGTCATTAATCGGAGGTAAAAAAGATGCAAAAGTATATATGTACGGTTTGTGGCTATATCTATGACCCAGAAATAGGTGATTCAGATAGCAGTATAGAACCAGGAACAGCTTTTGAAGAAATTCCCGATGATTGGGTTTGTCCAGTTTGTGGTGCTGAAAAATCAGACTTTGAGTTATATGAAGAGTAATATGGAGGTAGGATAGATCACCGACTTCTTTGAGGAGTCAGGGATCTGAAATCTGAAATCTGAAATCTGAAATATTAAAAAATTTTTGAAGTTGTTACCTTTGCAAATTGTAGTTATTGGTGGTGGGGCTGCGGGATTATTTGGTGCGATCGCTTGTGCTGAAGCTAATCCCCGGACCCAGGTTACTTTAATTGAAGCGAGTCGTCAACCTTTGGCGAAAGTGCTGATTTCCGGTGGGGGACGCTGTAACGTTACTCATGCTTGTTTTGACCCCAAGATTTTAGTCCAGAATTACCCTAGAGGTGGTAAAGCCTTGTTAGGTGCTTTTACCCGGTTTCAACCTTTAGATACCATAGCTTGGTTTGCGACGCATGGGGTGAATGTAAAAACGGAAGCTGACGGACGGATGTTCCCGATTACAGACCGTTCGGAAACCATTGCTGAATGTTTAATTAAGGCGGCTTTTGATGCCAACATAGAACTGTGTATTGGTACACCTGTTACGGCTGTCACCCGCAAAAATGCCGGGTTTGAAGTTCTGCTGAAGTCGGGAGAAACTAAAGAATGTCATCGCTTACTTTTGGCTACAGGTAGTAGTTTAGCTGGTTATAAAATTGCTAGAGAATTAGGTCATGAGATCCAAACTCCTGTACCTTCTTTATTTACCTTTAATATTGCTGATCCTCAACTGCGAGAATTAGCGGGAATTAGTGTTAGTTCTGTAAATCTGCGCTTACCAGGTACAGGGAAAACCCCATTACAACAAACAGGACCAATATTAATTACCCATTGGGGTGTAAGTGGTCCAGCAGTGCTGAAACTTTCGGCCTGGGGTGCAAGAATTCTTAATGAAAATCGCTATCAACACAAATTACTGATTAATTGGTTGCCAGATTTATCACAAGAAGAAGTGAGACAAAAAGTTTTAACCGTCAAAGCTGAATGGGGACAAAAAGCGATCGCTCTCCATCGTGGTGTAAACTTACCACATCGGCTTTGGCAATATATTGTCAATCGCGCTCATATTACCACAGAAGACCGTTGGGCAACCATATCCAACAAAACCCTAAATCAACTAGTCCAAGAAATCTCCCAAGGAGAATACCTAATTACAGGTAAAGGCGCATTTAAAGAAGAATTTGTCACCTGTGGAGGAGTCAACCTTAAAGAAGTCAACTTCAAAACAATGGAGAGTAAAATAGTCCCCGGCTTGCATTTTGCCGGTGAGATATTAGATATTGATGGTATCACAGGTGGCTTTAACTTCCAAAGTGCTTGGACAACAGCCTACCTAGCCGGTCAATCCATGACAAAATCAACAGTAGATCATTAATTTCCCTCTCCGCGCCTCTGCGTGAGACAAAAATCTATAAATCGTGTAAATCCGTATGAAATTCAGTGAAATCCTCAATCAACTTGGTGATTATATTACCGAAAGTAGCCCTAACATTGATTTAGAAATTACTGGAGTTGCAGCCATAGATGAAGCAATATCTGGGACTCTCAGCTATGTAGAAGGAGCTAAATTTTCCGCATTGCTCAATTCTACAGGTGCGAGCGCTGTAATTTTGCCCCCAGATGAAAAATTGCAAAATCAAGCCAGAGAAAAGGGTCTAGCTTGGTTATCCACAACTCAACCCAGACTGGTATTTGCGAAAGCGATCGCTCTATTTTATCAACCTTACCGTCCTACTCCCGAAATTCATCCTAGTGCGGTAATTCACCCCAACGCCAAAATCGGTGATGATGTGTATATTGGCGCTCATGTTGTCATTTCTGCAAATGTAGAAATTGCCAATCATGCCATTATTCATCCTAACGTCGTTATTTATCCAGAAGTACAAATAGGCGATCGCACCACCCTCCACGCTAACTGTACCATTCATGAACGCAGCCAAATCGGTGCAGATTGCGTTATTCATAGCGGTGCTGTAATTGGTGCAGAAGGCTTTGGCTTTGTCCCCACTCGCACAGGTTGGCTAAAAATGGAACAATCTGGTTACACCGTTTTAGAAGATGGGGTAGAAGTAGGTTGTAATACAGCCGTAGACCGTCCCGCAGTCGGAGAAACAAGAATTGGTAAAAACACCAAAATTGATAACTTAGTTCAAATAGGACATGGGAGTCAAATAGGTTCTGGTTGCGCCATAGCAGGTCAAACAGGCATGGCTGGCGGCGTGAAGATTGGAAATCGAGTAATTTTAGCTGGACAAGTGGGAATTGCCAATCAGGCTAAAATTGGAGATGGGGCAATGGCTTCTGCTCAAACTGGTATTCTCAAGGATGTTGCACCAGGAGAAATTGTCTCAGGTAGTC harbors:
- the lpxD gene encoding UDP-3-O-(3-hydroxymyristoyl)glucosamine N-acyltransferase, with translation MKFSEILNQLGDYITESSPNIDLEITGVAAIDEAISGTLSYVEGAKFSALLNSTGASAVILPPDEKLQNQAREKGLAWLSTTQPRLVFAKAIALFYQPYRPTPEIHPSAVIHPNAKIGDDVYIGAHVVISANVEIANHAIIHPNVVIYPEVQIGDRTTLHANCTIHERSQIGADCVIHSGAVIGAEGFGFVPTRTGWLKMEQSGYTVLEDGVEVGCNTAVDRPAVGETRIGKNTKIDNLVQIGHGSQIGSGCAIAGQTGMAGGVKIGNRVILAGQVGIANQAKIGDGAMASAQTGILKDVAPGEIVSGSPAIPHKLYLKASAIYSRLPEIYQNLKKLQNRSQESGVRSQEEERRKKEE
- a CDS encoding BaiN/RdsA family NAD(P)/FAD-dependent oxidoreductase encodes the protein MLPLQIVVIGGGAAGLFGAIACAEANPRTQVTLIEASRQPLAKVLISGGGRCNVTHACFDPKILVQNYPRGGKALLGAFTRFQPLDTIAWFATHGVNVKTEADGRMFPITDRSETIAECLIKAAFDANIELCIGTPVTAVTRKNAGFEVLLKSGETKECHRLLLATGSSLAGYKIARELGHEIQTPVPSLFTFNIADPQLRELAGISVSSVNLRLPGTGKTPLQQTGPILITHWGVSGPAVLKLSAWGARILNENRYQHKLLINWLPDLSQEEVRQKVLTVKAEWGQKAIALHRGVNLPHRLWQYIVNRAHITTEDRWATISNKTLNQLVQEISQGEYLITGKGAFKEEFVTCGGVNLKEVNFKTMESKIVPGLHFAGEILDIDGITGGFNFQSAWTTAYLAGQSMTKSTVDH
- the rd gene encoding rubredoxin; translation: MQKYICTVCGYIYDPEIGDSDSSIEPGTAFEEIPDDWVCPVCGAEKSDFELYEE